DNA from Thermomicrobium roseum DSM 5159:
CGTGCGTGAGGCACGCATGATGCTCAGTGTCACCGTTCCCAACCCCTTCGCTTCGTCACGTCACACCTCGTGTACCGCACGTCGCCGTCATGTCCCATGCTGCCAGGAGACGAGATAGGCCTCTTGTTCCGGTGTCAACCGGTCGATCGCAATGCCCATACTCTCGAGCTTGAGCTGCGCAATTTCGCGATCGATTTCCGCCGGAACCGGATAGACATCAGCCGGGAGTTGCCGTCCCCGCTGCGCGAGGTACACGCAGGCGAGCGCCTGGTTAGCAAAGCTCATGTCCATGACACTGGCCGGATGCCCCTCGGCAACCGCGAGATTCACGAGGCGCCCCTCGGCGAGGACGACGATCGCGCGCCCATCGGGCAGAACGTATTCCTCGACAAAGGGCCGGTGCACAATGCGCTCGACTGCCATTTCGGCCAGTGCTTCGAGATTGATTTCGACGTTGAAGTGCCCCGCATTGCAGACGATCGCCCCGTTCTTCATCACGAGAAAGTGTTCTCGGTCGATCACGTGCAGATTACCAGTAGCCGTCACGAAAAGGTCTCCTACCCGTGCCGCTTCCCGCATCGGCAGCACCCGATACCCATCCATGACGGCCTCGAGCGCTCGCACCGGATCGACCTCCGTCACGATCACGTGCGCACCCATGCCCCGTGCGCGGAGCGCGATACCGCGCCCACACCAGCCATACCCCGCGACGACCACCGTTTTGCCAGCTAGCAACAGGTTCGTCGCGCGCAGGATGGCGTCGATCGTGCTTTGCCCTGTGCCGTATCGGTTGTCGAACAAATGCTTCGTCATGGCATCGTTGACAGCGATCGCCGGAAATGCCAGCAAATCATCGCGAGCCAACGCACGCAGTCGGATGACGCCAGTTGTCGTCTCTTCGGTCGAACCGATCACGGTCTGGAGGACATCGCGTCGGTCGCGGTGTACGGTCGTGACCACGTCCGCTCCATCATCGATGATCAGATGGGGCTCGTGATCGAGAGCCCAGTTGATGTGTCGGTAGTACGTCTCGGCGTCCTCACCACGCCGGGCGTAGACATGAAAGCCGTCGGCAACCAATGCGGCAGCGACATCATCCTGCGTCGAGAGCGGGTTGCTCGCGCAGATCACCGGTGTTGCACCAGCAGCACGCAACGCGTAAGCGAGATTCGCCGTCTCGGTCGTGACATGGACACAGGCAACGATTCTCAGGCCCTCGAGCGGACGTTCTCGTTCGAATCGTTCACGAAGGAGGCGCAAAACGGGCATCTCCCGCGCTGCCCAAGCAATGCGCTTCCTTCCTTGCTCAGCTAAAGTGAGATCAGCGATATCGTACGGTATCACTCGACCGTTCACCGTTCGTCCCGTCCCGTTTCCCCTGGCTCGACCGATGTTCCTCGACCGTTCGCCGCAAGAAAGTTCGCGATCTTTCGCCTATCGGGCGCCGGAATGATACCGCGCTCGGTGACGAGCGCTGTCACGAGCCAGTGTGGTGTCACATCGAATGCAGGATTCCGTACCGGCGTGTCCGCCGGTGCGATCCATGTTCCTTTCACGCGGAGCACTTCAGCTGGATCGCGCTCTTCGATCGGGATTGCATTTCCATCCGGCGTCTCCGGATCGAACGTAGAAAGCGGAGCAGCTACGTAAAACGGAACCCGGAACCGTTCCGCAGCCACGGCGAGCCCGAGTGTACCGATCTTGTTGGCAACATCCCCATTCGCCGCGACACGATCCGCACCGACCAGTACGGCATCCACCTCACCCCGAGCGAGCAGGAAGGGTGCCGCACCGTCCACGATGAG
Protein-coding regions in this window:
- a CDS encoding adenosylhomocysteinase yields the protein MNGRVIPYDIADLTLAEQGRKRIAWAAREMPVLRLLRERFERERPLEGLRIVACVHVTTETANLAYALRAAGATPVICASNPLSTQDDVAAALVADGFHVYARRGEDAETYYRHINWALDHEPHLIIDDGADVVTTVHRDRRDVLQTVIGSTEETTTGVIRLRALARDDLLAFPAIAVNDAMTKHLFDNRYGTGQSTIDAILRATNLLLAGKTVVVAGYGWCGRGIALRARGMGAHVIVTEVDPVRALEAVMDGYRVLPMREAARVGDLFVTATGNLHVIDREHFLVMKNGAIVCNAGHFNVEINLEALAEMAVERIVHRPFVEEYVLPDGRAIVVLAEGRLVNLAVAEGHPASVMDMSFANQALACVYLAQRGRQLPADVYPVPAEIDREIAQLKLESMGIAIDRLTPEQEAYLVSWQHGT